The DNA region TGTTAAGACTagcttttctaattttttttcatcctcCTTTGCTGCTTGTACAGGCAGTTCGGGTTAATTTCTTCAGAGGATTTAAGTAAGATGTCATTTCCATTCATTTCTCTGGCTAAAATAATACATCATTTATACGTCAGTTTTCTAGCATTCATTTACATTTGATTTTATAGGTTTTCATTGGCATGGTGGGCATATACTTTCCCTATGACTGGTGCTGCCATTGCAACCATCAGGTACTCGAACGAAGTCACGAATGCGGTAACACAAGCAATGGCTGTCATACTGTCAGTCTTTGCCACAATCATAGTCACTATTCTCCTCATAGTAACCGTCTTACATGCCTTTGTGCTTCAAGACCTCTTCCCCAATGACATTGCAATTGCCATCAGTGACAGAAAGCCAAAAGCACAGAGGAAGTGGTTCCACCTCAGACATGGGAGCTCGGACTCCAGGGATATTGACAAATTCTTGAAGTCAGCAACAAGTTTAGAAAACAAAGATTTAGAAGATGCCAAGCTATGAAGTTCGAGTAATGATAACTTTATATGATAGTATGCCACTACTCGAACATGTGAGGAACATAGGTTCGAAATTTCATGGTTCCCGTGAACATGTGTAGAGTGAAAAACATATCTTAGGTGGTAAATCAATAAGATTAGGGCAAAATTATGATTGCTGAATTGTTGTGAGAGAAGGGTACTGGCAATATAGTGTGTGTACGATAGTTTTCTGGAACCGCTAGAGAAAAAGGTCAATGATTTTGCTTAACCAATTGCATGCATTCTTGAGAATGACCGTATTTAGGATTTACTTTGGCTCTATATGTTGTAAGTTTAGGCCTTTCATAAAAAATGGAAGGGAAAATTGGGAATTTTTGTGagcataaaaatgaaaaatttgttaaCAACAGCCTTCGGAACAATTAGGGCATGATTCTGGTTGTTTTGAATCGTACTAGGGTTGTGGAGAAATACTAGCATTCGTCAAAGGTTACATCTTCATCACGAATAGGAATATCATATATAAGGACTCCTGATGCATCATCATTCGACAATCATGCTGGTCTCTTGCTGCGGGATTTCTCTCCATTGCCCTCGCCATCACCGCAATACTTCTCCATGCTAATTGCTATATCCACCAAAAACCCTAGCTTGGTAGGCTTTCCGATTTCTCAAGTTTCATGTGCTTAGCATTTTGCACAACACTGCACCCTTTTAAAGGAATTtattatgttttatttattttcgtttGGGCCACAGTGCCAGGCAGCCCATGGGTCTAAATATGAGAGTCCAATCCTAAAGTAGGGCTCCTCAAATTGATACAAAGACGTTATATTTGACGACAAAATTTCTTCTCGTAGAAAATGACGGGATGATTAAAACTTATCCTTTTTTCTGTGGTATAAAGGCTTTTGGCTAAAAGCCATTGTTTACAATAAGTTTCtgaattttgttattttgtttccaTTTAGGGTTTCCTATTGGCGAGGGTTTGAAGTCactataaaagcaactttagcTTTGCTATTAAAGTTGTTAtcttcatattataaatcaatgCTTCTCTCATATATTTTCATAGATTTCGAACTTTTATGTTTTAGGATTCCTTTTACTTATTACATTGCCTCcagtggtatcagagcatgaATTTCAGCATATTGGGAGTGGCTAGGCTGCTAGCCAACAAAATGCACAAATACTGGTGCTGGTTTTGCTAACAATTACATTCTTTACTCTTGATAATGATTtctcacataaatcaaaagaaGCACTTTAAAGTTTTCATCTATGTTAAATTGCCGCGGCAGATGCATGAAACTAAAGCTTTTGATTTATGTCCGCATCAAGTATGTACAATATTATTGTTCATAATCTGCTTTAATTTCTTGTTCATTAACACTGAATTTTGATTTCTGAAACCCTTACCCCACTTTAAGTGGGAGGGAGAGGTTCATGCATGCACTCAATCTCAATAGAAAACAATGTGATAAGTTGAAACGATACCGATGCATGCATGTAAGGGATGAAAGCAACATGTTTGGGGAATTGAATCCCATAAATATCAAATGGGAAAGGAGGACACTGTTCATGTGCTTGTGTTCACCAAAGAGCGGCATCCAAAATCGGTTAGGGTTTTTCTATTCCTGCATATACTGACATCTATAATTAGGATCTTCCGTGCTGAGATGGTTGCATTCATTCTTTCTCTGCTAAAACAATCAAACCACATCAATTGACTCCCTTGATAAGGACACTGCCCTACCTTTACCTTTGCAGGTCTcaacaaatacatatatatgaagTTATCTGCATTTTTCATTGCGTGTCACAAGGATGCATGTAATCTTAATACTTCCGACACACGGCATATAACAAGTTTCTGGTCCCCCGGGCTCTCTCTTATTATCCTAGTTATGAGTTATGATGTTTCCTAAAGTTGTTCCCAAGAAGCCTTCTTGTTAATAGGGTTTTGGTAAGTCATCAAACTCTTTACACTTGTCATAATCAGTTTGGGGCACAATGTGTGATACTATTAGAGCTTGTAAACTAATCATAGTATTGAAGACTGTCTTGTCTCTAAGCCCTAGAACTCGTAAATGATCTCTAATAATAAGTTGAAGAGTGTTACGGTCAATCGTACGTGATGACTAGTTTTAGTTGTTAATGCATATGGACAACAATGCATCATCAACTTAGTATTACTCTACTAATTGAGAGTGTGAGAGTCCTGTGCGTATGGAATATATTTTAGGACATAACCACATAAATGTTAATCAACCATATCCTCAACTTGAGTCTCGATATTAAGACTTGGGCTAGTTGCTACAGTGACCGGAGGAAATAGCAGCGACAAATAGCATATACGGAGTTTTGGTCCCCACAAAAGGCTAGGAGGAGGGGCCTAAGAAAGGACTAGGGCCCCGGGGTGTTATAGCAACAAGGGGAAAACTAGATAATAAGCCATTCAATGTCGTGCTTCCTTGGCCACCAAGGAGAAAAAATCCAAAACGACGACGGAGAAATAAGTAGATAGAAACACAGAAGCAATGTCATCCAACTTTGGCATTTCTCTTAGGCACATTTTGTCCATGTCCCCCCTTATTTATCCTGCTTTGGTGACATGCATGTGACAAAATTCTCATCTCCTTCGTCTTAGCCTCATTTCTCTTACCATCATACCCCATTACCCACTGGCTAATATTAGGCCACACCCAAAACTCAGCTTCTTCAACTGATTGAAACAACAAGTAGGCATGCATGTGCTTAAAGGGGACCACTACATTTTTACTCTTaccatcttttttttcttctaaatgtTGGATTAGTTTAATTGATTAGGTTAATGTGTCTTGTTCGCCTCTTGAAATCGAGTTTGTATTCCCATCTTCATGAATAAGGGTGATTCAAAATAAATcactttgttaaaaaaaaagttgcctATCTTTTGGGGTTCAATGCATTCTCCATGACTATGACAATCTTTCCAATGTGAAATTAAtaatcaattcaatcaaatgaaTCATCAAACAAAGCATTTTGGTCCCTTTTTGTAGCAGCATCACTACAATATATGAGCACAAAAATCACAAATGTATGCTGCAATATTATTGGTATATGGGCACAAGGAACCCATGGATATGATTATGTTGCAAACAATCCATATGGTCGACCATACTATTGATTACTTCAAAAAATGAGTCCAAAAGTACATTCCATATGTCTCTCAAGTCTCAAACTCGACAAACTCTATGCCATGttactctctttctttctttttttttcccttacaATAATACTTTTCCTCTATTACAAGTCTCTTTCACACAGTTTGCACCCCGAGATAAtagagaaaaataaacaaagaatCTTTCTATCTTTCACAATTGAGATGTACAATTTTCCCAATTTGTTTTTGCTGAAAATCAAGATTTTGATTAAGATGCAAAATCTGAATTATGAAAAATATGCAAGGACGATCAGTTATCATATCCAATCAATATCATATCCAGTCAAATTATTCCTAATATCAAAATCTCTATTCGTTTATATTGTTCACAGTCCACAGGGGCATGCTTAATTAAACATTTTGTTTGGCTGATGATTAGTTAGTCTAATGACAGCAGTTTCTACTTGTTTAAATACAATCTTAGAGGTACATGTAGCAAGTTTGATAACAAGTTATGACGTATTATAGCTTGTTGTAGATAGATTAACGATTTGTTATAAACGCATCTTTGAAATATCAAAGTAAAAAAGCAAGGGATGTGTTATctacacacatttttttactttaCACACACCCTCTTAATTTGCAGATGTCGGATCgactgaattaaagaagatcaaagggaaaaaattaacaaatgatgtgtgagaagtaaaaatgagtatgTGAATAGCACACCCAAAAGGAAATGGTAATATTCTGCTTGTTGGTATTATAAAATATGTGTGTTGTGGCACGTGGAgcagaaagagagaaaggacTGACAAGGGGCAACAAATGGATATGAATTTCATATTACTATTTCCAACTAGAAAAGATTATAATTAGATAATTGAAATGAAGTAGATTGAAGGTCTTGAGTTCGAAATCCGCTGCTAGTGCGAAAATCAAACTTGTGGTCAAGGAGAGGTTAAAATGTTTCCATGAGTCTTCCCGGCTCTCGAAAGGAAATGAATAACCATGACTTGCTACCAGttgtttcatttaaaaaaaaaaaagaagtagaTGGATTTGTCAGATCAAATCTTTTGGTTCTAAAGTCTGGTGGCCTGCTTCATTCTTTATATTTCATAGCATTTAAACtgaacaaaaccaaaacaatcctgctgtaaattaatatatatatatatatatatatatatatatatatataagaataaGGAAATGTTCATAGCCACCATcctcaaaaacaaaattaatttacattaTCATcctcaaaaacaaaattaatttacattaTCATCCAGGAAATATATATGGAGAGAGTGAGGAAGATGACAAAGAACAAGTGGCTGATGATCTTCTGGACTTGTGACCTCTCATTTCCACTCTTCCCATGTgaattcttcttcctctccctttCTCCTATTGCTCTGCTATGTATCGCATCCCTCAGTCCATTTAATTTCCTGAAATTAACAATGTTTCAACAGATATTAGTTAAGTGGCTCATTCTTTCttaaaaaaggagaaaatatgAGACTGATGAAAAAATTAAGTGAAGAAAAAAGTAACATACCTATGGATCTTTTGCAATGGATAACTGCCTCATAGATTGAGCTCTCAGAATCACATGACATCCGCCAATCATCGGCAGAATATGCTACACTTATTCTTGGAGATTGACTAATTTCCGATGAACGCACCCTGCAGTTCTTTACCGAATGGCTTCTTTTATCAAGATTTCCACCTTTAGGATTTGCTTTGTGTTGATGGTTGTGATCACCTCTGATCCTTTTGTACAAGGGCCTAAGAAAATTCAAGTACTTCTCGAATATTCTTCGCGACAATCTTCTACACCTCCTCAATGATTTAGAGCAATCTCTAGAATTATGATTACCGGTTGGAGCAGCATCTTTTTGTAAATGGGAAGGGAGTGGACTGGAATTTGAGGCCTCATCACGATGATATGCCTCCATCTTCATTAAGGACTCAACAGAAAGAGGCAAAACATAGCCGTTGGAAATGAGCTCATCCGCATGAACAAGGGTAGTGAGAGGAGATTGTGAAATGGCAGCAGGGAAGTCAAATTTGAAATCCTGCTGGGAATTCATAAAGAACCTCTGAGAGGGCGGCATTGTTGGGTCCATCTCGATGAAGGAAGCTTCATCGTACGCATCAAGCGAGGTTCTGACAGAGTTGTCAAGGCTCTCCAGAGAAGCTGGTTTAAGGTTTACTAACCAACTATATGAAAAGCTTTCAATGGAAAGAGGCTGGGATGCTTCCATGGCTTTCAAACTTGTATGAGAAAGATATGAACATACAAACAGGCTGGAAAATTTGCTAATTTCTAGCAGATCAGGCACTCTTGCATGTGGAACATATCTCCtgctccatatatatatatatatatataccttaatatcctccctctcttctctccttCTCCTCTCTCCAACAGTTGTGTATGTGGTTGTCGGGCAAGAGATACTGAGTTTTGATAATttagaaaaagagaaaaggagGAAAGAAACAGAGAAATGTGAGCCCCCACAAGCATCTATAATGTTGTGTCTGCATCAGTAGTTAACCCCACTTTTCCTTTTAATTCTTCTTGAAAGTTCACAAAGATGatgttttatttttacattttcagTTTGctttcaaatgaaaaaaaaaaaaaattaaaacaggtTCATGCATGCTCTATTAATTAATAAGCCGGATTTGACTAAGAGCTTAATCAAAATAAGTTCCTAAATGTAGAAGTACACACAGATATTAGTGTATAAGGCAAGCAGATTCATGCACGTCTGTACAAGCTCCATTATTTATCCAATTCCAACCTATATTCTCTCACAAGTATATCATTATCTTTTAATGTATTATTATTAATAGAGAAAGTGAATggttcgaaactattacaataatttaaggaATGAGGACGTTTCGAACTAAAGACGGGTGAATAGAAACTTAACATTCTATCCACTAAGATATTGGACCTTATACAACATTACCTGTATTATATGTATTCGAGAAAATGTTAGTTGAATTTGTTTAGAAAGATGTCATTGTCTaattgttatgtttttttttttatcgagaTTTGGTGTTacattgtgtttatcaaaaagttTGGGAAGGGTTTAGACCAGTTTTGAGAGGATGGTTTCAACATAAGATGTTCACTTGCGAACTACCTCAGCACAAACCTCAGCCTAAACAATGTATAATACTATTCTATTATGTCGCAATCATTATATGCTGTATGCAACTATAGTGTGTTCCGACTTCTGAATAGTTATCAATGTCGCAAAGATGTAATTAGGTTCTAGAAGGGGCAGACC from Malus domestica chromosome 01, GDT2T_hap1 includes:
- the LOC103443293 gene encoding probable membrane-associated kinase regulator 6, with protein sequence MEASQPLSIESFSYSWLVNLKPASLESLDNSVRTSLDAYDEASFIEMDPTMPPSQRFFMNSQQDFKFDFPAAISQSPLTTLVHADELISNGYVLPLSVESLMKMEAYHRDEASNSSPLPSHLQKDAAPTGNHNSRDCSKSLRRCRRLSRRIFEKYLNFLRPLYKRIRGDHNHQHKANPKGGNLDKRSHSVKNCRVRSSEISQSPRISVAYSADDWRMSCDSESSIYEAVIHCKRSIGN